The Bacillus carboniphilus genome contains a region encoding:
- a CDS encoding YphA family membrane protein has translation MENWFSYFVLWSSWIIVTFLLDKTKARFFLGLFILSLILILPYSFQMRVVHIGFLWLCMSAIGLFLFVRFGRSQLYLNVFMTFILLCCYTSIRLLQLYDPVWFIYMNQHWTTSVLYSVLCIYLVSSYRERMVLFINGLVYGELLYWIVLSVYFRPIYIGDTTFIYISAISLLIISCWSFLDWCLKGVAHAVQKNIREKKTL, from the coding sequence TTGGAAAATTGGTTTAGTTATTTTGTTTTATGGAGTTCATGGATTATTGTTACCTTTTTGTTGGATAAAACGAAAGCGCGGTTTTTCTTAGGTTTATTCATTTTAAGTCTAATTTTAATTCTTCCTTATTCGTTTCAAATGAGAGTAGTTCATATAGGTTTTCTTTGGCTATGTATGAGTGCTATAGGGTTGTTCTTATTTGTTCGATTTGGAAGGAGTCAACTGTATCTTAACGTTTTTATGACCTTTATTCTTTTGTGTTGTTATACAAGTATTAGGCTACTTCAATTATATGATCCAGTATGGTTTATTTATATGAATCAGCATTGGACAACCTCTGTTCTATATAGTGTTTTATGTATCTACCTTGTTTCAAGTTATAGAGAAAGAATGGTTTTGTTTATTAATGGATTAGTGTATGGAGAATTATTGTATTGGATTGTATTATCGGTTTATTTTCGCCCTATTTATATAGGCGATACAACCTTTATTTATATTAGTGCAATCAGTTTATTAATAATTAGCTGTTGGAGTTTCCTTGACTGGTGTCTAAAAGGAGTAGCTCATGCGGTTCAAAAGAACATAAGGGAGAAAAAAACATTATGA